Proteins encoded within one genomic window of Panicum virgatum strain AP13 chromosome 1N, P.virgatum_v5, whole genome shotgun sequence:
- the LOC120654363 gene encoding trihelix transcription factor GTL1-like, which produces MQSGYGGVSEFQQFIMDGGFAMSAPPPPQQQPQPAAAQQELGGPFRYQPLHHHALPPQHYHHAPHMPPHFAHFAVPPQAPFTQQLLHQAAAAGHHLQLFHEQQHHHHKPPPPQQQSAPARWAPQHHQQQPHQQQQHHHHQPHHHPHHLGFDVEAVPESSGAGAGSAASGGAAPPGVPPFLAAAMNFKLAVDAGGGSGATGGTDDALNDGGGGAGSAMMLHVGGGGDDEAAPESRLRRWNGDEETSIKEPTWRPLDIDYLHSTSSSKRTPGKEKVATPESPAPTAAAANYFKKGDDNAAAAAAGGSNYKLFSELELIYKPGSSGAQTGSGSGLTGDDNAILDPAMADLPGVAAPDAPQLNTSDTSAGEDAAAVVQPPQPQPPADPARRKRKRRRQEQLSASASFFERLVQRLMEHQESLHRQFLDAMERRERERAARDEAWRRQEADKFAREASARAQDRASAAAREAAIIAYLEKISGESIVLPPPAAASGDDTSQDAGKELVPYDGGGGGGDAAPGSGGDMGSLHLSTSRWPKHEVEALIRVRTGLEGRFQEPGLKGPLWEEVSARMAAAGYGRSAKRCKEKWENINKYFRKAKESGKKRPAHAKTCPYFDELDRLYSRSAGQSSNAGAGDEAKASSELLDAVVRYPDAHGGPPGFMLEREHQNEASGGGGNGGREEGAADEEEDGGGIAKGRAGDDQDQDDEVESHGGRDDDDDE; this is translated from the exons ATGCAGTCCGGCTACGGCGGCGTCTCCGAGTTCCAGCAGTTCATCATGGACGGCGGCTTCGCcatgtccgcgccgccgccgccgcagcagcagccccaGCCCGCCGCTGCGCAGCAGGAGCTGGGCGGGCCCTTCAGGTACCAGCCACTGCACCACCACGCCCTGCCGCCGCAGCACTACCACCACGCGCCGCACATGCCGCCGCACTTCGCCCACTTCGCCGTCCCCCCGCAGGCACCCTTCacgcagcagctgctgcaccaggccgccgccgcggggcaccacctccagctcttccacgagcagcagcaccaccaccacaagcccccgccgccgcagcagcagtcGGCCCCGGCGAGATGGGCTCCgcagcaccaccagcagcagccgcaccagcagcagcagcaccaccaccaccagccgcACCACCACCCACACCACCTGGGATTCGATGTCGAGGCCGTGCCGGAGAGCTCCGGGGCGGGCGCCGGAAGCGCGgcctccggcggcgcggcccctcCGGGCGTCCCTCCGTTCCTTGCGGCCGCCATGAACTTCAAGCTGGCGGTCGAcgccggtggcggcagcggcgccacaGGGGGCACCGACGACGCCCTCaacgacggaggcggcggcgcgggcagcgCCATGATGCTccatgtcggcggcggcggcgacgacgaggcggcCCCCGAGAGCCGGCTCCGGCGGTGGAACGGCGACGAGGAGACCTCCATCAAAGAACCCACCTG GCGGCCGCTCGACATCGACTACTTACACAGCACGAGCAGCAGCAAGAGGACACCGGGGAAGGAGAAGGTGGCCACGCCGGAGTCCCCGGCGCcgaccgccgcggcggccaatTATTTCAAGAAAGGCGACGACAAtgctgctgccgcggccgcgggcggcaGCAACTACAAGCTGTTCAGCGAACTGGAGCTCATCTACAAGCCGGGGAGCAGCGGCGCGCAgacgggctccggctccggcctcACCGGCGACGACAATGCCATCCTAGACCCGGCCATGGCCGACCTCCCGggcgtggcggccccggacgcGCCGCAGCTCAACACATCGGACACGTCGGCcggggaggacgcggcggcggtggtgcagcccccgcagccgcagccgcccgcGGACCCGGCGCGGCGCAAGCGCAAGCGCCGGCGGCAGGAGCAGCTGAGCGCGTCGGCGTCCTTCTTCGAGCGGCTGGTGCAGCGGCTGATGGAGCACCAGGAGAGCCTCCACCGGCAGTTCCTGGACGCCATGGAGCGGCGCGAGCGGGAGCGCGCCGCGCGCGACgaggcgtggcggcggcaggaggcCGACAAGTTCGCCCGcgaggcgagcgcgcgcgcgcaggaccgcgccagcgccgcggcgcgcgaggCCGCCATCATCGCCTACCTGGAGAAGATCTCGGGCGAGTCCATCGtcctcccgccgcccgccgcggcgtccgGCGACGACACGAGCCAGGACGCCGGCAAGGAGCTGGTGCCCTacgacggcggaggcgggggcggcgacgcggcgcccggcagcggcggcgacatgGGGTCGCTGCACCTGAGCACGTCGCGGTGGCCCAAGCACGAGGTGGAGGCGCTGATCCGGGTGCGGACGGGGCTGGAGGGGCGGTTCCAGGAGCCGGGGCTCAAGGGCCCGCTGTGGGAGGAGGTGAGCgcgcgcatggcggcggcggggtacGGGCGCAGCGCCAAGCGGTGCAAGGAGAAGTGGGAGAACATCAACAAGTACTTCCGCAAGGCCAAGGAGAGCGGCAAGAAGCGGCCGGCGCACGCCAAGACGTGCCCCTACTTCGACGAGCTGGACCGCCTCTACTCGCGCAGCGCCGGGCAGTCCAGcaatgccggcgccggcgacgaggccaAGGCGAGCTCGGAGCTGCTGGACGCGGTGGTCAGGTACCCCGACGCGCACGGCGGCCCGCCGGGGTTCATGTTGGAGAGGGAGCACCAGAACGAGgcctctggcggcggcggcaacggagggcgggaggagggcgcggccgacgaagaggaggacggcggcggcattgCCAAGGGGAGGGCCGGCGACGATCAGGATCAGGACGACGAGGTGGAGAGCCATGGCGGccgtgatgatgatgacgatgagtag
- the LOC120654365 gene encoding uncharacterized protein LOC120654365: MADAPSNSGDSPTPPSPPPAQPESGSITSMVASSAASAAAAAADFTRWAETFGTEKADAAKATLASAATLATSSASAAASASSTAASSAYAAASDLTLIAKEELEWISKEYSVHEQMVFSKIKEGVVMAITHPGIAAGSATLAGIVLFKRPRSYLIQRVRRMFVSKETLLSGIQAEVTHMRQTVNLVSNESQKLMDRAATAEKRFQKGWNTLREEGRAIQNELSEISDIEKQAVGLKGILDQLPRAHASEFRSEISGLASQVKKEKRLLNATLSKIVNYGIPI; the protein is encoded by the exons ATGGCCGACGCGCCctccaactccggcgactcgccgACCCCGCCATCCCCGCCGCCTGCACAGCCGGAGAGCGGCTCCATAACCTCCATGGTCGCCTCCtctgccgcctccgccgcggccgcggccgcggactTCACCCGCTGGGCCGAGACCTTCGGCACCGAGAAGGCCGACGCCGCCAAGGCTACCctagcctccgccgccaccttaGCCACCTCATCCGCCTCCGCGGCGGCTTCCGCTTCGTCCACGGCCGCGTCCTCCGCCTACGCGGCCGCCTCCGACCTCACCCTCATCGCAAAG GAGGAATTGGAATGGATAAGTAAGGAGTACTCCGTTCACGAACAGATGGTGTTTAGCAAGATCAAAG AAGGTGTTGTCATGGCGATAACTCATCCAGGCATTGCTGCAGGCTCCGCAACCCTTGCAGGGATTGTGCTGTTCAAAA GGCCAAGGAGCTATCTTATCCAACGAGTCCGGCGCATGTTTGTTAGCAAGGAG ACCCTACTTTCTGGCATACAAGCTGAAGTGACTCACATGAGGCAAACTGTGAATCTTGTATCCAATGAAAGCCAAAAGCTGATG GATAGAGCAGCAACCGCTGAGAAAAGATTTCAGAAAGGATGGAATACACTCAG AGAAGAAGGGCGTGCCATTCAGAATGAGTTGAGCGAGATTAGTGATATTGAGAAACAAGCAGTTG GTCTGAAGGGCATTCTTGATCAGCTTCCCAGAGCACATGCATCTGAATTTCGATCAGAG ATATCTGGCCTGGCTTCTCAGGTTAAGAAGGAGAAGCGATTGCTTAACGCCACCCTCTCGAAGATTGTGAATTATGGTATCCCTATCTAA
- the LOC120654364 gene encoding putative nitric oxide synthase, whose translation MNPMASPHLPFLSFPQTPPPPPPPPSPLASPRPLALHRAPALPTRPPDDAGAGPAAPTRGDRFLGRQVAAEAAARVLAPDDAERRQRRKDKRRALARKPSGLASCYGCGAPLHTAEEAAPGYVDPATYELKKRHHQLRTVLCARCKLLSHGHMVTAVGGHGGYPGGKQFVSAEELREKLSYLRHEKALIVKLVDIVDFNGSFLARVRDFAGANPIILVITKVDLLPRDTDLNCIGDWVVESVVKKKLNVLSVHLTSSKSLVGVTGVISEIQQEKKGRDVYILGSANVGKSAFISALLRTMAYKDPVAAAAQKYKPIQSAVPGTTLGPIEIEAFLGGGKLYDTPGVHLHHRQAAVIHADDLPSLAPQSRLKGRCFPANDTDVELSGNSLFWAGLVRIDVVKALPRTRLTFYGPKKLKVNVVRTTEADQFYKTEVGVTLTPPTGTERAEGWAGLQGVRELKIKYEELDRPACDIAISGLGWISVEPLGVPSNSADSNVEEECDDDSELHLIVHVPKPVEVFVRPPLPVGKAASQWYRYQELTEEEEELRPKWHY comes from the exons ATGAATCCCATGGCGTCGCCGCacctccccttcctctccttcccccaaaccccgccaccgccaccgccaccgccttcacCGCTCGCCTCTCCCAGGCCCCTCGCCCTCCACCGCGCCCCCGCGCTCCCCACCCGTCCGCCCGACGATGCGGGGGCCGGGCCCGCCGCGCCCACGCGCGGGGACCGCTTCCTCGGCCGCCaggtcgccgccgaggccgccgcgcgcgtcctCGCGCCCGATGACGCCGAGAGGCGCCAGCGCCGCAAAGACAAACGCCGGGCCCTGGCGCGCAAGCCGTCCGGCCTCGCCTCCTGCTACGGCTGCGGCGCGCCGCTGCacacggcggaggaggccgcgccaGGATACGTCGACCCCGCCACCTACGAACTG AAAAAGAGGCACCATCAACTAAGAACTGTCCTCTGCGCAAGATGCAAGCTGCTGTCTCATGGCCATATGGTCACTGCAGTCGGTGGCCACGGTGGTTATCCTGGGGGCAAGCAATTTGTCTCAGCAGAAGAGCTCAGGGAGAAGCTTTCATACCTCCGCCACGAGAAAGCCTTGATAGTCAAACTG GTCGACATTGTTGACTTCAATGGGAGTTTCCTGGCACGAGTACGTGATTTTGCTGGTGCTAATCCTATTATTCTTGTCATAACAAAG GTTGATCTCCTCCCTAGAGACACTGATTTGAACTGCATAGGCGATTGGGTTGTAGAGTCAGTTGTCAAGAAGAAGCTTAA CGTCCTCAGTGTCCATCTGACAAGCTCAAAGTCATTGGTTGGCGTCACAGGGGTTATATCAGAGATTCAGCAAGAAAAGAAG GGCCGAGATGTATATATACTG GGTTCCGCCAATGTTGGGAAATCTGCATTTATCAGTGCTTTGCTAA GAACAATGGCATATAAGGATCCAGTGGCAGCTGCAGCTCAAAAATACAAGCCAATACAGTCTGCTGTTCCTGGAACCACCCTTGGCCCTATTGAGATTGAAGCATTCTTGGGAGGAGGG AAATTATATGATACACCTGGTGTTCATCTTCACCATAGGCAGGCAGCAGTTATACATGCGGATGATCTGCCTTCCCTCGCACCCCAGAGTCGCCTAAAGGGGCGATGTTTTCCC GCTAATGATACAGATGTTGAATTGAGTGGGAATTCTTTATTCTGGGCTGGACTTGTCCGCATTGATGTTGTCAAG GCTCTTCCACGCACACGACTGACATTCTATGGACCCAAGAAGCTAAAGGTTAACGTGGTCCGAACCACAGAAGCAGATCAATTTTACAAG ACTGAAGTTGGAGTGACACTGACTCCCCCAACTGGCACGGAGAGAGCTGAAGGATGGGCGGGGCTGCAGGGTGTCCGCGAGttgaaaataaaatatgaagaACTTGATAG ACCTGCTTGTGACATAGCGATCTCTGGGCTTGGGTGGATTTCTGTGGAGCCATTAGGTGTGCCATCAAACAGCGCAGATAGCAATGTTGAGGAAGAATGTGATGATGATAGTGAGCTGCACTTGATAGTTCATGTACCTAAACCAGTTGAGGTTTTCGTCCGTCCCCCATTGCCTGTCGGTAAAGCAGCATCTCAATGGTATCGGTATCAGGAGctgacagaggaagaagaggaattgAGACCTAAATGGCATTACTGA
- the LOC120654367 gene encoding RNA-binding protein 48-like, translating into MPRDRDEPPAVRVYTVCDESKYLIVRNVPSLGCGDDLANLFGTYGPVEECKPMDAEDCEPYTDVFFIKFSHVSNARFAKRKLDESVFLGNRLQVTYAPHFESLLDTKEKLEVRRKEVLGRVKSSAARPEGTSQYSLPQGSSGGNHHQMNSNKREYVKTIHASHIDDPRFSHVPSNKDYFPSESMNATVKLVREKLDKIQSGGDNSNAAPASKKPRVDNRRRI; encoded by the exons ATGCCGCGCGACCGAGACGAGCCGCCCGCGGTGCGCGTCTACACCGTCTGCGACGAGTCCAA GTACCTGATCGTGCGCAACGTGCCGTCACTCGGATGTGGCGACGACCTCGCCAATCTCTTCGGGACGTACGGCCCAGTGGAGGA GTGCAAGCCCATGGATGCCGAGGATTGTGAACCCTACACCGACGTCTTCTTCATCAAGTTCTCACATGTCAGCAACGCCAG GTTTGCAAAGAGGAAGCTCGATGAGTCCGTGTTTCTTGGTAACCGGCTGCAGGTGACCTATGCGCCTCATTTTGAGAGTCTTCTCGATACCAAGGAGAAACTGGAAGTTAGGAGAAAAGAAGTCCTTGGCCGAGTAAAAT CATCTGCTGCCAGACCTGAAGGGACTTCTCAGTATTCTCTACCTCAGGGATCATCTGGTGGAAATCACCATCAGATGAATTCCAACAAGAG GGAGTATGTAAAGACAATTCATGCTTCTCATATCGATGATCCTCGTTTCAGTCACGTGCCCTCTAACAAG GATTATTTTCCATCTGAGTCGATGAACGCAACTGTAAAGCTTGTCAGAGAGAAGCTTGATAAG ATACAATCTGGTGGTGATAATTCCAATGCTGCACCTGCATCCAAGAAACCAAGAGTAGATAACCGCAGGCGAATTTGA